Below is a genomic region from Amyelois transitella isolate CPQ chromosome Z, ilAmyTran1.1, whole genome shotgun sequence.
TGTCTCGTCATATGTGCGTTGTAACTgtgtaataatattgtaatcgaactaaaaaaaataaaatggtacGAGATTTATCAGCACTTAGTGTAGGAAATAAAATCACGGTTACTGATTCATATTAAATTCATACTAACCAGCTGGGTTACCGAGCGGCGGCgctgtaataaaatagtaaaaacttaaaataaaactatctaCCTATTTCTGAAGATCCATAAAATCATCAAATTACTACTCtctaaaatacctattttccGGGtagttttatacataattaatgcAGGAGTGAATCAATTGGATTGGATCTTTAGATCATAGAGATGTAGCATGTAAGCAATGTGTTTTTATCATCTTAGTAGGTTACAATAATCACGTCATTTACCGAAATAATTTTCCACCACAAAccacaatttaataaaagaataatgaaAGATTGAATATTGTTCAATCGCCTGATAACTAGTCGAAGGATTGATGGGCTGATATTAATGAGTCcacaaaatattcttattgtaTTTTCAGTTATATAAGAGTTCCGTGTTACTTCAGAAGGTCAGTTGAATCTCTTAGTCGTAGTTATTTTTTGGCATTAGAACCTAAAAATTCTGTGGTTTTGTCTCCTTATTTCGGTGACCAGTTTCAGTAAGTTACTGCGGTGGATTACGTCACGGGACCCGCCTGTGAAAATTCCGCACGCAACTGTATTATTTACAGAGTATAAGACTGTCTGACCGCCCAGAGTCCGCGCGTCTATAATAAAACAGGAAGTTATAAATTTCTCGGACAGTTAACAGGAGTTATGtatttccacttgtcacgatacCTGcgtttctttcgcttcattcgcATTCATCTTGCAAGCTGAAGACTCCACAACGTAAAATTAACAGTAATTAAGTATCACCATTGCGCCTTTTACCCGTTAGTGTAgtggtttaataatatttatctgtAATTTATATAGACTTTATACGGACAAATCAACATAACTTCAAAGTAAGTTCAACTTGGTAGGATACTCTTGTAAAGAAAGATATGGCGAAACTGTTAGATTTCCCAATTTTAACAGAACCGTCCTTTTGAAGCAAGGAAGATTTATTGAGTTTACAATCTCATCGGTATTTTCCGACGATAAAAGGTCTATGTCACTTCCGTATTCGATTTTATCGATACTGAGACTTTATTGAggtactaaattaaatttaaaaactaccGTGAAGAAGTTTCTTCACGCTATTTTTATTGGGACATGATAGcttttttaaaaccaatttaaagtagcattatatatataatatacatcaAAGCATCAAaggttttaagtaatttattaaacttcaacaaatgttgtgaaacctaAAGATATATTAATATCAAGATGTTATGTCacataatgataaataaaaaaataataattttgaattcaacttttttttgatGACCGATAATTAGGAAAACTATTTCTTTCCATCAGGGGAAATTATCAGCAcgtattaataaagaaattatatgtttgtatgaaattataaCTTAGGGATGATATTTGAGGATTTTCAGCATATTTGGCTGTGATCACAGAATTCTATGACTATAATAATCAGACGGAGGGATTAACTGATACATGATTGATCTAATAGGTGTTAAACCCTGTGGCTATAGCTGGAATGGCATTTCAGTTATCTGCACAAGGAGCTGTTATAGTCTGTTCACTGTTTgatttataagtacttaacaGAAACTCATTCTCATACGTAAAgcggtaaaataaaatctagaaaattccttttttaagGTGCCTTTTGAAAGTAAAGTAAGGATTGTTTTTTATCACTACCTCATAATGATTTTGATACCTATGATAagttttttagaaaatatagtgTTCTGTTATTTGTGGATTTTTTGATGATAATATATAACTTTACTAAACAAAGCTCTTTATATGATAACTGTACTGTTACATGAATTAGCATGTTAGTAGATTCACGATAATGCTGAGGTTATctatattcttcttcttcttcttgtaCGATCTTCCTCCATCTATCTCTGTCTCTGGCAGAGTGATGGGCGTTGTGTAAAGTGGAATCTAGTGGTCTAATCGGACCCACGTATTGGGCTGCGACTACGGggtctttttcttttaggtaatCCATGTTCGTAGCTGCTCTTTGATAACCAGATACGAACATGGATTTTTTATCTACATTAGGAGggtgaatatttataaagcgGCGAATATTCGTTTGTATGTAGTTCCGCTTCTAAGTCTGGATGGCTCTGTAATGTAATGACATAGCCGCCATGCGAATACTGTTAGGACATATCCCTTTGAAGCGCGCAGTTTTACCGACAGTGCTCCGCTGTTATATCGGCTTTACTTAAATACATCGCGTTGCAACTTTGTACTCGGCCACAAACTTCGCCATAGCCCAAATATTCGCCGTAGCTCGCTAATGTAGCCTCAGTATTACATAGCCATCCGAGGCCCGTCTTAGCTGAGATAAGCGATTAATATTAAACGAAATCCGAGCCCGCTGGTCGCTCTGTAGGGTTACTCTTGACGCGGTCGAGTTACGATCAAAATCGAATTGACATCGAGAATCAGTAATTTGGTACTCTGGAAAACGACCGAAGCGCCAATCGAGTTGTGGTCGAATAGTGAACTACTTGAAATCGAAAACCGCCGTTATGTCTTACTCTCGACACTATCGAGATCGAGTTATGCTCATGTTTAAATCGAAAACATACGTCAAATCACACGATTCACAAGACgctacttttttgaaatcaAAAGTGTGTTTTCAAGattaaattatagaaaatagGTAAGTTTCTTTAACAATAATGCTTTGAGATACAATAATCTTTCTTCGTGAGTGAAAGTGCTGGGaaatatttgcaattttttgtCTACAACTTTGTTTTGTGGATTGATAGCAGGATGGCTCGACTTGCagcacaattaaatttattggatGAAGCTGAGAGAGTTGACGCACgccaaagaagaagaagaacgcAAATAGCACGTTATTGTGCAGCAGCTATAGAAATTGGCGATGAAGAATTTGTGGCAAACTATCgaataacaaaagaaatttttttggaGCTTGTGGAGGTGCTCTCCCCATACTTAAAGGCACCTTCTCGCAGAAGTGATATTCCCATAAAATTTAAGGCAAGTATTTGAGTTCTTTATAGTTTTTTCGTTCTAGTTCTAAAATCTATAcctaaatctttaaattttcttcttgTTATAGATATTGGTTGCTCTCTCTTTTTATGCGACAGGCAGTTATCAACGTATCGTAGGAAGGAACTATGGTACTGCAATGTCACAGCAGTCAGTGTCAAGGTGTATCAAAGAGGTGACCAATGCGTTCaaccaaataataattctacaaaaatatataaagttccCTACTAATGTTAATGAACGGAATGCTATAAAGATGAAGTAAgtagttacaataaaattttcttatagGAAAATGTTTGTaggaaacataaattttataataaatattacatttcataatttttttttaacttttagattctatgaaaaatatggAATACCCGGTGTTATTGGTTGTGTAGATGGAACACATGTGGCCATGGTAAGACCATCAGAGAATGAGGATTGGTATTTCAACCGAAAACACTACCATTCCAGAAATGTGCAAATTGTAAgatcatttaaattaactataCCTTACCAAATGAAGTAATTTGTGAATGTATAGGTTGCCACTGttaaaagatatattaatttttttattgtttcagttATGTGATTTTGatctaaatattataagtgtAGATGCATGTTTTGGTGGTGCTACCCATGATTCACACATCTTTAACCAACATGCAATCAAAAATCACCTAATTGATTTAGTGAACCAAGGGGAGACAGTGTATTTGTTAGgtaagtgtttatttttattatttatttacatttctatGATTGGAAAAATTTCATTAGAATATTTTCCTAGATGCTACCTCAGCTGTTAAGCATAGGTGCCCAGTCTAGGTACTAAGCTGAACTTAAATAATGACATCTTGTTAATATTTGCAGGTGACTCGGGGTATGCACAAAGAGAGTACATGATGACACCAATTGTCAATGCTGCAGCTGGTTCTCCAGAAGAATTCTATACACAAATACACTGTTCAGCTCGTAACAGAGTGGAACGAACGATAGGGTTATTAAAGGCACGTTGGCGGTGTTTGCTGAAGCATAGGGTGCTTCATTATAAACCAGACAtggtttcaaaaataattaacgcATGTTGTGTGCTACATAATATGTGTAACACAGCACGCATCCCCTCCCCCAGCGAAGTTAACCCTTCGCTGTCGTCGGGCACCGCGCAGCAGCCATCGTCGGAGCCCGCGCCGAGCGCCGCTGCGCACAGCGCTGGAGCCACGCTGGAACTGCGCAGAGGAGTTGAAGCCCGGCAACGTATAGTGAATATGTTGTGGACAAGGAGacgaacaaattaataaagatatatcatatttatattgttttattttatacatttatactaCCACTACTACTCTatgctattaatttaattgcaaaaattattaagtaaacaTAATTGTAACACTTAAAAATATGGTACACATTACAAAGTATTTCTGTTAACATTGGTATTTGTCAAATAATACTAATGTAATCTACTAGTTATAACatggaataaaaaagaaaaacaacaaataaacagcAATACCAGCCATATCCATAAATCCAAAAACTACTTTACTTTTACGTTTAATTGTAGAAACTTTAATGTGATTGCATAAAAGTTTCTACAACATTAACCAGTCTTTCCCCAAATATTGATATGGCTTCAGCTATATTATTGCAAGCTGCAGCAAGTCCAGCCATATTCTCTTGCAATGCTCTAGCCTGAAGAAGCTCTGCCTCCACCCGCTTCTCTTCAATGGAAACAAGGCGATCTCTTTCAACTTGAAGTTGAGATCGCCTACCTCGCTCTCCTGTTGTTCTGGCAGCTTGACGACTCAACCTGGCTCGAATTCGAGGGCTTCTTCTCGGggctgtaaaattaaaacataatattggtaaactttatttattaactaacatttaggtaattaatttcatattatatatatataattatatagatttcATCTAGCTGAAAAAGGGGAAgaaatccaaagtttgtacTCCCATTGCATAAAATAGAAAGACAAACTTACTAGATTGCAAAGAGGCTAAAGGTGGAGAGTGGGCTGGAGTTCCCGGTAGAGGTAAGACGATAGAATCTTCCTGTTGTCCTAGTGGTGTTGATGTTACACTGGCTGGCAATGGCTGGCTGGTTGATGGTTGGTcctaattacaataattcagAATTAGTTtaacaatagaaaaacaaatttatcaaCTCCATGGTTCTAACCTGCATGTTCCAATAAgttctttgtttaatttagCACTGAGGGGCAAAGGATTgtggaataaatattttaaatgcaaaattttatgcgATCTCTCTTTGCTATTTTaacttctttaataaaaattatcaccTGAGATGGTAGTATTGGAACACTAAACTGAGAGTCCCCTTCTGCAAAACCCCTGCCACCAAGAATAGCCACCATTCTCTCCTCTATACATGTGAGTGGAGGTAAGTTGGCAGATCTACCACCTCCGGTTCGGTTGGCATCTGCATTACGCTGCCCTAAAACTTTCTTTAGGGCATATTTTTTGTCAGTCCAAAActgaaaacgaataaataaCCATTAACATTATGCATAttgatacttttttaataaaacatttatgatT
It encodes:
- the LOC132903944 gene encoding putative nuclease HARBI1; this translates as MARLAAQLNLLDEAERVDARQRRRRTQIARYCAAAIEIGDEEFVANYRITKEIFLELVEVLSPYLKAPSRRSDIPIKFKILVALSFYATGSYQRIVGRNYGTAMSQQSVSRCIKEVTNAFNQIIILQKYIKFPTNVNERNAIKMKFYEKYGIPGVIGCVDGTHVAMVRPSENEDWYFNRKHYHSRNVQILCDFDLNIISVDACFGGATHDSHIFNQHAIKNHLIDLVNQGETVYLLGDSGYAQREYMMTPIVNAAAGSPEEFYTQIHCSARNRVERTIGLLKARWRCLLKHRVLHYKPDMVSKIINACCVLHNMCNTARIPSPSEVNPSLSSGTAQQPSSEPAPSAAAHSAGATLELRRGVEARQRIVNMLWTRRRTN
- the LOC106133914 gene encoding uncharacterized protein LOC106133914; amino-acid sequence: MSQNARPTYPQLEALVNFLEENPGIAKGHLRSAQAKWETKRKWEEITITLNAMGGTQKDAKGWTKFWTDKKYALKKVLGQRNADANRTGGGRSANLPPLTCIEERMVAILGGRGFAEGDSQFSVPILPSQDQPSTSQPLPASVTSTPLGQQEDSIVLPLPGTPAHSPPLASLQSTPRRSPRIRARLSRQAARTTGERGRRSQLQVERDRLVSIEEKRVEAELLQARALQENMAGLAAACNNIAEAISIFGERLVNVVETFMQSH